The nucleotide window AAGTGCAAGTCTAGCGGTTACGGAGGCTGCGCCGATCGTCCTAAGGCGGGTCGTGGGCATGCCGAGAATGCAAGCCGGGGTCTCAGGCGACGTCGGTCGGGCGAGGGGCGTTGCGTGAGTGCGATGCTTGGGCTTAGAGCAGTAGTCGGTAGCAACGGGATGACGGACTGGCATGTCGTGGCGACTCCCCCTATGGCTGAGTCCCGCTGGCCACCGCCAGTTTTCGAGTTGGCTCCGGTAGTGGAAGCGGAATCGGATCGGTTACGAGTCTTTGCCGCGCTCCTGGCGGGCCAGCAGCATCGACCATCCCGTGTACGGCGGTCCTCAGGACCTTCCGACGGGTGATGACCGCTACGCAGACACCTTGGTTGAGGGCTCACCGAGTTGGTCTGGGTTTCACCGAGAACCGAGGGCAGCGGCATACCCAGAGGGCAACTGTGCGCAGTCGTCCAGACTCGACGGAACCCAGGTCGCACCCGGCGACCGCTGCATTACGGCCGGGTGCGGAGAGCGGACACGCATACCAAGCAGTGATCACGCTTTGGGGTGGTACGTGACGGTAACCCGAACACACCGGCAACCAAACCGAACGCACGCTCGGCGCTCAGAAGGAACTTGCACCAGCCCTGGCGAATATTTCCTCTCGGTGAGAAGCATGCGGCTGAGGCTGATCACAGTCCCGGATCGACTCTGGACCGACCGATCGCTGCCGGAGGGCGCCAAGCTGATCTGGTGCTACGTCTCCGCCCTGTCGCACATGCGGAGCGAGTTTACGCTCAAGGAGCTGCGCCAGGGCGTTGGCATAAGTCTCCCTAGCCTCCACAAGTACCTGGACCTGTTGTCCCGGGCAGGATGGTTGATCTACGAGCGGGTGGGCCTTCGGGTCGTCCGCTGCCAGGTCGTCGGACCTGAGGACGGCCCGCGCCTCACTGTGCCTTCGGACATACTGTTCGACCCCAGTCTCCCCCGGGGAGCCTGCTGGACGTGGGGGCTCATCCTGCGGATGGGTGGCCGGTTCGAGTACCAGGAGCTGAGGAAGGCCACGGGATACAGCCAGGACACCCTGGGCAAGCACGTCAGGGCGTTGATCGCGCACCGGTGGCTGGTTGGCGGGCCTCACCGCAAGGCGCGGCGGGTGATCTACTCGTTCCGCGGGGCCAACCCCCACGCCGTCAGACGAGCGCGGGACCTGCGGGAGCTGGAACTCGGCCTGCAGACCGCCAGGATCACACCCGGGTACTCGCAGGGCCAGTATATCCTCGCGCGCATGCTCCGGGAGATGTACCCGGGAGTTGAGATCTCCGAGAATCAACAGATCACCGGCCTCGACAACCTCGAGACCGGTGGGCGGATGCACTTCGACATATACATTTCGGAACACCGACTCGCGATCGAGTTCCACGGGAACCAGCATGCCGGCCCTACTGACCTCTACCCCAGCGTCGAGGAGTTCCTGGCACGACGCAAGCGGGATCTCATCAAGCTAGGACGGTGCCAGGAGATGGGTATTGCGCTGATCCCACTGTGGGCGAAGGACCTGAGCTGCGAAGGAATCCTGCAGGCGCTCGGCCACCGCCTCCGCTTCGAAGGGTTCAGGGAGGACAGGTGGCACGTCATCCACTTCCTCGAGCAGAGGGCGGAGTGGTACCGGAAAGCCGCCAGCAGGGGGCAGCGTTCGTCGTCCTGAGGTTGCCGACTGAACTGTTTGCACTTACTCAAGTCTTGGGATAAAGTAGTGCCAGTATTGGTGCGCTCCGGGGAGCGTGCCGACGGGAGGCGCCTCAAACCGGAGCCGTCTTGGACGAGAACCGTCTTGGACGAGAGCCGTCCTGGACGAGAACCGTCTTGGACGAGAACAGGACGAGAACCGTCTTGGACGAGAACCGTTTTGGACGAGAACCGTCTTGGATGAGAGGCGCCTTGAAGGGGAGACGGCTTGGATGAAGACCATCGGTCTGATCGGGGGCATGAGTTGGGAATCGACGCTGGAGTACTACCGGCTGATCAACCAGGGCATCCGGGCGCGCTTGGGTGGGCTGCACTCCGCCCACATCTTGATGGAGAGCTACGACTTCGCAACCATCGCCGACCTGCAGCACGCGGGCCGCTGGGACCAGACGGCAGCCATCCTGGCCGGCTCGGCGCGCAGGCTGGAGGCAGCCGGCGCGGATCTGCTCCTGATCTGCACCAACACCATGCACAAGGTAGCCGATCAGGTGCAGGACTCCGTTCACATCCCGCTCCTGCACATCGCTGACCCGACCGGGGACGCGCTGCGGCAGTCGGGCATCAGCCGGGTGGGGTTGCTGGGCACCGCATTCACCATGGAGGACGGGTTCATGCACGAGCGCCTGGCGGCACGCTTCGGCCTCGAGGTCCTGGTGCCAGAGGCGGAGGACCGCCGGACGGTTCATCGCATCATCTACGACGAGCTGTGCCAGGGGCTGACCCGGGAGTCCTCCCGGGCTGCCTATCGTGAGGTGATGGCCAGGCTGGTGGACCGGGGCGCGCAGGGCATCGTCTTCGGCTGCACCGAGATTGGGTTGTTGGTGGGGCCGGAGGATGCGACCGTGCCGGTCTTCGACACCACGCGCCTACACTGTGAGGGGGCCATCGCGGCGGCGCTGGCCGGGTAGCTGGGAGCCCTGCGACGCCAGCGAGTCGAACGGGGGCTGGCCTCTCATGGGGGGACGGCCCGGCTAGACATCGGACCGCCCGCCCGCCACGCTCTTCGCCCTGGTCCGGTTGTAGGAGATGACCACAGCCACGGCGCAGAGCACGGCGATCCAGATGGGCGAGTACTTGAGGAACCGGAGCCAGGGCTGCTGCCCGAGCAGCAACACGGCCATGACGGCGACGATCTCCGTGAGCATGATCCCGCCGATGAACCCTCCGATCAGGCCCAGCAGGGCCATTCCAATCACCTTCATCGCAGCATCCTCCTTACGGTTTCAGGCTCTTGAGAAACGCCACCAACTGCCACCGCTGCTCCTCCGGCAGGTGCGAGTGTGCGGGCATCCCCCGTTGCGAACCCTCGGAGATGGCCCACATCAGGAACTGCTCGCTGCGGGCCCCGGCAGATTGGACCAGGTCCGCCGACCTGACGGCGCCCAGCTGCCGCCCACGGAAGTCTGCGCCGTGGCAACCGGCGCAGCGCTGCTCGGCCAGCTGCCGCCCCGCTGCGACCGCAGACTCATGTCGCCTGGACTCGGTGTGATCGCTCGGGCCGGCGTTCACCCCCTCACCCGAGCCGATGGCCCCGGGGAAGGGGGACGTCATGGTCCGGTAGCGTTCAGGGACGTCGTCCTCGCCGGCGTCGGCCAGCGAGGCGACTGCGCCGCCCGCTTCCGCCCACGTCCAGTTGCCGGCCTGCACACCCGCCGACACCGACGCCGCAACGACCGCAGCGACGGAGGCGGCAAGTATGGCCCTGCGCACAGGTGCGCCGCCGTCCCACTCCGCTACCACCAACCGCCAGGCGCCCCGTGCGGCGCCGGCCGCAAGGGCGAACAGCGCCAGCGCGTTGACCGGGTGCAGTGCCGCCAGCCACGGCATCCCCTCAAAAGGTTGGTAGACCAGCAGGAACTGAAGTGCATACAGGCTGAAGAGTGCAAGGCTCGTACCGGTGAAGCGGATGGGCATCCACCCCACGACCGAGAGCACGACCATGGGCAGGATGGGTATCGAGAACATCTCGCCCAGGGTCCTGTGGGCGCGCCAGTCGCCGGGGCTCACGAGGACCGCGTGGCCAGCGTGAAACACCTGGACGGCGATCAGGGCCACCAGCCCCCAGGCGGCGAGGATGTAACCGATCCTGGCCAGAAGCCGGACACGCTTCAGCAGCTCTGTCATACGACACTCCCCCTTGTTCCAACCACGACCCAGTGGGCGTTCACCAGAGCGCCCACCATCGATGCTCACCAACTCGCCCGCACTGGCGCTCACCGGATCGCCCGCATCGGGGCTCACCAACTCGCCTGCACTGGCGCTCACCGGATCGCCCGCAAGACCGGTGAGGCTGCGATGTCGCCCGGAATGACACCGAACGGCCCGTGGCACGCTATCAGGATACCTGGCACCGCAGACTCGCCCAACGAACCACAGCACGATTTCGCACTAGGACCGCGGCCTCGGACCGGCCCTGGGACCGGCGTCGCGCGCCGACCTACGACCCCGGTCGTAGAGGGCGGCGCTGACTGGGCGTCCCGGACGGCGCAACGGGGCGGAACTCGCGGCAGCGCAGCGTATCACATCGCAACCGTGACAGCGCGGAGGCTCAACCGGCTCGCACAGCCGCCTGCTGACGGCGACGCCGGGCGCGAAAAACCCGGGAGTCGGCGTGACTCCCGGGTTCTATCTGCTTCACCCACGTCTCAGACCAGCCCGTTGCGATGGGCGTAGACCGCGGCCTGCGTGCGGTCATCAACGCCCAGCTTGGCCAGGATCTGCGTGATGTGCGTCTTGACCGTCTTCACGGTGATGAAGAGCTGATCGGCGATCTCCTGGTTCGTCCGCCCCTGGGCGATCAGCCCGAGGATCTCCCGCTCCCGGGGGGTGAGCGCCTCGTGGGGCGGCGGGGTCTCGGCTCGCCGGATGCGGGTGAGCACCTTGCCGGTGACGCGGCTGTCCAGCACAGGCTCGCCGCGGGCGGCGGCCCGGACGGCTGCGGCGATCTCCTGCGCCCGGGCGGTCTTCAGCAGGTAACTGAGGGCACCGGCCTCGAGAACCGGCAGGACCTTGTCGTCGTCCAGGAAGCTGGTGAGGACGATGATGCGCGCCTCCGGCAGCGCCCGGTGGATCTCCCGGGTCGCCTGTACGCCGTCCATTCCCTCCATCACCAGATCCATCAGGATCACGTCCGGGCGCGTCTCCAGCGCCTTGCGCAGGCCCTCGGCGCCGTCCGCCGCCTCGCCCACCACCTCGATGTCCGGCTGGGTCTGCAGGAAGGCCGAGAGCCCCATCCGCACCATCTCGTGGTCGTCCACCAGCAAGACACGAATCATTCCGCTCGCTCCCCCTGATCCACAATCGGAACCGTCACCGTCAGCTGCGTACCCCGGCCGGGCACGGAGACCACCTCGACCGCTCCGCCGATCTCGCTGGCCCGCTCGTGAATGGACTGCAGCCCGTAGGACGAGCCCTTCGCCTCCTCGGGGACAAACCCGACGCCGTCGTCCACGATCTTCAGGCGGATCTGGCGATCGCCGGCGTGGACACGGAGCGTGACCGTCCTGGCGCGGGCATGGCGCAGGACGTTGGACAGCCCCTCCTGCGCGATGCGGAACAGGTGATCCTCGATCCCCTTCGGCAGCGGGGGCAGGTCGTCGACCGCCCAGCGAATCTGCAGCGACTGCCGCTCCTGCAGGGCGCGCAGCAGGTCGTCCAGCCCCTCCTTGAGCCCCTTGCCCTCCAGCACCGCGGGCCGCAGGTGCAGCAGCAGGGCGCGCATCTCGTCCTGCGCACGGGCCGCCATCTCCTCGACGGCCTTCAGCTGTCGCCGCAGGGGCCCGCCGTCGTCCGGCACCTGCTCCACGACGGCCGAGGTCAGCATGGAGATGGCGAAGAGCTGCTGGCTGACCGAATCGTGCAGCTCCCGGGCGAGCCGCTGCCGCTCCTCGGCCACCGCCGCCCGCCGCACCTGCTCCTGCCACCCCGCCTGCTGCGCCGTCAGCCGCTGCAGCGAGGCGACCTGCCGCTCCACCCGCCGGGCCATCTCGTTCAGGTGGGTGGCGACAAGTCCGATCTCGTCCTCGCCCAGCGGGGGAAGCCGGTGCGACAGGTGGCCCCGCTCGAACTGGAGGATCGCGGCGATGATCCGCTCCAGCCGCCGCTTGGTCCGGTTGCCGATCCAGTAGCCGGCGAGCAGGCCCAGCGCCAGGGCGGCGCCCAGGCCCAGCGGCAGCACCGGGGTCCCGAGCCAGCGCACGGCGAGCAGCGTCGGGAGGTCCAGCTCGAAGGCCCCGGCGACGATCACCAGCGCCAGTGCGGCGGCACCTGCCGCCACCGCCGCCCCGAAGAGGGTGAGGCGCCACTGCATGTTGATCAACCGGTTCATATCCGCCTCACGTCCACGTCCCCGGCGCCGAGGGCGACGACAATCCGCAGCCGCGCGTCCGGGTTACCGACCCCCTCCGCGGAGTAGACTCCCCGGCGGCCGATGCCCCTCAGACTCTGGCCGGGCACGTGCAGCGAGCCGGCGCCCACCGAGGCCACCACGTCCACCGGCAGGTCGTCGGGCAGGTAGAGGGACACGTCCCCCAGCACCGCACGCACGGTGATGACGTGCTCCCCCTCCGGCACGATGGCCCGGGCGAGGTCCATCTTCACGTCGGCCACGCCGCAGGCGAGGGCGAAGCCCTCCAGCACGTACTGGTCGCGCATGCGCTGGACGGTGCCGAAGAGGGTCCAGCCTCCGGACGGAAGGTGAGCGCCCTCCGGGGCCGCGCGGAGGAGCCGGTAGCCCCCCCAGACCAGGAGCAGGCCGGCTCCGGTGCGGACGGGATCCAGCCGGATCAGGGCCGCGCACAGCCAGAACAGCAGAATGACGAACAGGACAAGGATCCCTCGGTGCCGCAAGCGGTCACCCCCTTGTAGCGCTACCCCTCGCCGCGAGGCGACGCCTGGGGCGCCCCGCAATCGGATTACGCCGGCCCCGTGCAACAGGGCGGGCGGGGTCGCCCCCCAATCGGATTACGCCGGCCCCGTGCAACAGGGCGGGCGGGGTCGCCCCCCAATCGGATCACGCCGGCCCCGTGCCACAAGGCGGGCGAGGTCGCCCCGCAATCGGATCACGCCGGCCCCGTGCCACGAGGCGGGCGAGGTCGCCCCGCAATCGGACCAGGCCGGCCCCTCGTCGTGAGGGGATGGCTCGGGCGTCCGGCGAGCAGATCACGCCGACCTCTCGCCGCGAGGTGACGGCTCGGGCGCCCCGCTACTGGACCACGCCGTCCCGTGCCACGAGGCGGGCGGGGTCGCCCCGCAATCGGATCACGCCGGCCCCGTGCCACGAGGCGGGCGAGGTCGCCCCGCAATCGGATCACACCGGCCTCGCGCCGCCAGGCGACGGCGCGGGCGCAACCCCGCTATCGCTCCACGGGAGCATGGCTGCGCAGCGAGACCGAACCGCTGTTGGCCCGGATCTGCACTCGCGGCCCTCCGCCTCCGTACGTGGCCACCATGCCCGAGCGCACGTCGCCGGTCGAGGGTGCTGCAGGCAGGTCGCTCTCGAAGCTGCCGCTCCGCACGCGCACGTCCAGTTCGAACCCGGCGCCCGCGGGCAGGTCCAGGAGCAGGCGGCCCGAGGACTGGTCGACCCGCACCGGTCCGGGGAGGCTGGCGAAGTCAACCGACAGGTTGCCGGAGGAGAGCTGCGCCTCCAGGGGCCCGGAGAACCGGTCGAGGCGGACTGCGCCGGAAGCCTGGTGGAGCCGGGCCTCGCCGGCCGTGACCCCCTCGGCGGAGAGCTGGCCGGACCGGACCGTGAGGCTGAGCGCGCCCGCGGCGAGGTCGGTCAGTTCGACCCACCCGGAGCGAAGCTCCAGTTCCAGCGCCCTGAGCGAGGTACCGCCGACGGGCGGTCCGCTGATCACCAGCGCGCCGGAACGGACCTGCGTGCCAAGGGCTCCGTCGAACGCGCCGGGAAGGCGCACCTCCAGGACGGCCTGGTCGGACCAGGGCGGCCACGTCCACCAGGGACGGGCGGCGCGGATGCGCAGTTCGCTCCCCCTGCGATCGAGCCGCAGGGCAGCCCGGTCGGCGCCCGGGCCCTGCATCGACACGGCCAGGTCCTGCCGGTCCTCGACGTGGATGCGGACCTCACCGCTCCCGGATGTGATGAACACCCGGTCGATATCGGAGATGGGGATGCTGGACGAGGGCGAGGGGCTGGCCAGCAGCCAGTCGCCCACGGCGCTGTCGGCCACGGCCTGGCCGATGAGGAGCACGCCCAGCAGGAGCATGATGGCGCCGATCGTCCGCCGCAGGGTGACCCCCCCTTTCCTTATCATCGCCTTTGACGATCATGATCGCTTTTGACGATAGCAGAGCGGTGCGGCAAGCGGAAGGAGACGAGCGTTGGATTCTTCCTACGACCCGGGTCGTATGTGCGGGATGGCAGCAGCAGTCGCCAACCAGCTGGCCGGCATCGCGACACATCGAAGCATTCCCTAAGCAACGGGGGCAGTCTACCCGCAACCGCCACCGGCATCAACACCCCACCCGGACTGGCCGGCGGCGGAGACGCAGTGGCTTCACGCACAGCACCACGCTGCGGCATCGGCGTCTGCGGCATCGGCGGCGCCCGGAGTGGCCCGGCCGGCGAAGACACACGAGCCCACGCACAACAGCAGCCCGCAGCATCGGCGGCACCCGGACTGGCCCGACGGGCGGAGACAAACGCGCCCACGCACAGCAGCAGCCCGCGGCAGCGATGCCGCGGGCTTCACGGTATGCACAGAACAACCAGCGTTCACCGGTGGCGGCGCACGGCGTCCAGCGGATCCAGCCACGCCGCCAGAAGCGCCGGCGGCAGGGCGGCCAGTGTGGATGCCAGCGTCGTCCCGGCGCACGCCAGTCCGAGCAGGGCGAGCAGGTGCAGCCCGCCCAGGTGGCGGAGCAGCCCGGCCGTCGCCGGCAGCAGGTGCAGGACGCCTGCGGCCAGCAGCCC belongs to Symbiobacterium terraclitae and includes:
- a CDS encoding DUF6220 domain-containing protein, producing the protein MTELLKRVRLLARIGYILAAWGLVALIAVQVFHAGHAVLVSPGDWRAHRTLGEMFSIPILPMVVLSVVGWMPIRFTGTSLALFSLYALQFLLVYQPFEGMPWLAALHPVNALALFALAAGAARGAWRLVVAEWDGGAPVRRAILAASVAAVVAASVSAGVQAGNWTWAEAGGAVASLADAGEDDVPERYRTMTSPFPGAIGSGEGVNAGPSDHTESRRHESAVAAGRQLAEQRCAGCHGADFRGRQLGAVRSADLVQSAGARSEQFLMWAISEGSQRGMPAHSHLPEEQRWQLVAFLKSLKP
- a CDS encoding HAMP domain-containing sensor histidine kinase, translating into MNRLINMQWRLTLFGAAVAAGAAALALVIVAGAFELDLPTLLAVRWLGTPVLPLGLGAALALGLLAGYWIGNRTKRRLERIIAAILQFERGHLSHRLPPLGEDEIGLVATHLNEMARRVERQVASLQRLTAQQAGWQEQVRRAAVAEERQRLARELHDSVSQQLFAISMLTSAVVEQVPDDGGPLRRQLKAVEEMAARAQDEMRALLLHLRPAVLEGKGLKEGLDDLLRALQERQSLQIRWAVDDLPPLPKGIEDHLFRIAQEGLSNVLRHARARTVTLRVHAGDRQIRLKIVDDGVGFVPEEAKGSSYGLQSIHERASEIGGAVEVVSVPGRGTQLTVTVPIVDQGERAE
- a CDS encoding aspartate/glutamate racemase family protein, whose amino-acid sequence is MKTIGLIGGMSWESTLEYYRLINQGIRARLGGLHSAHILMESYDFATIADLQHAGRWDQTAAILAGSARRLEAAGADLLLICTNTMHKVADQVQDSVHIPLLHIADPTGDALRQSGISRVGLLGTAFTMEDGFMHERLAARFGLEVLVPEAEDRRTVHRIIYDELCQGLTRESSRAAYREVMARLVDRGAQGIVFGCTEIGLLVGPEDATVPVFDTTRLHCEGAIAAALAG
- a CDS encoding DUF4097 family beta strand repeat-containing protein → MIRKGGVTLRRTIGAIMLLLGVLLIGQAVADSAVGDWLLASPSPSSSIPISDIDRVFITSGSGEVRIHVEDRQDLAVSMQGPGADRAALRLDRRGSELRIRAARPWWTWPPWSDQAVLEVRLPGAFDGALGTQVRSGALVISGPPVGGTSLRALELELRSGWVELTDLAAGALSLTVRSGQLSAEGVTAGEARLHQASGAVRLDRFSGPLEAQLSSGNLSVDFASLPGPVRVDQSSGRLLLDLPAGAGFELDVRVRSGSFESDLPAAPSTGDVRSGMVATYGGGGPRVQIRANSGSVSLRSHAPVER
- a CDS encoding response regulator encodes the protein MIRVLLVDDHEMVRMGLSAFLQTQPDIEVVGEAADGAEGLRKALETRPDVILMDLVMEGMDGVQATREIHRALPEARIIVLTSFLDDDKVLPVLEAGALSYLLKTARAQEIAAAVRAAARGEPVLDSRVTGKVLTRIRRAETPPPHEALTPREREILGLIAQGRTNQEIADQLFITVKTVKTHITQILAKLGVDDRTQAAVYAHRNGLV
- the liaF gene encoding cell wall-active antibiotics response protein LiaF, whose translation is MRHRGILVLFVILLFWLCAALIRLDPVRTGAGLLLVWGGYRLLRAAPEGAHLPSGGWTLFGTVQRMRDQYVLEGFALACGVADVKMDLARAIVPEGEHVITVRAVLGDVSLYLPDDLPVDVVASVGAGSLHVPGQSLRGIGRRGVYSAEGVGNPDARLRIVVALGAGDVDVRRI
- a CDS encoding DUF5957 family protein; translation: MKVIGMALLGLIGGFIGGIMLTEIVAVMAVLLLGQQPWLRFLKYSPIWIAVLCAVAVVISYNRTRAKSVAGGRSDV